The stretch of DNA GAATGCTGATAATGAGGAGCTTCATCACGTGCTTGTGTTGCTAAAAAACGTGCTTTTTTTATTAAATTCTCATCTGAAGACATTAATGCTCCTCCTCCTGAAGTCGTAATAATTTTATTTCCGTTAAATGAAAGTACTCCAAATTCACCAAATGTACCTAAGGCTTTTCCTTTATAAGTTGAACCTAATCCTTCGGCCGCATCTTCGATTAAAACAATATCATACGTTTTACAAATTGAAATTATTTCATCTATTTTAGCAGGCATACCATATAAATGCACTAAAATTAATGCTTTAGGCTTAACACCTTTTGAAATTCTATCTTCAATTGCTTCTTTAAGTAACTCTGGAGACATATTCCATGTATCTTCTTCTGAATCTACAAAAACAGGTATTGCTTTTTGATATATAATAGGGTTTACTGATGCTGAAAAAGTAAACGAAGAACATAATACCTCATCTCCTTGAGTCACTCCAGAAAGAATTAAAGCTAAGTGAATTGCAGAAGTTCCTGAGCTTAATGCAGCTGCATATCCGCAATTCGTATAATTCTCAATATCATGTTCTAATCCATTTACATTAGGCCCTAAAGGTGCTATCCAATTCGTATCATAAGCCTCTTTCATATAATTGAATTCATTTCCTCCCATATGAGGTGATGATAACCATATTTTTTCTTTCATCTTCTTTTTTTATTTAAATAATAATTTAAACATAATTCAGGATATTTTAGGGCTTTCATTTTTTCTATTACTAAATCAAAATTATTAATAAAATCCTTTTTTTGAACTTTTTCTTTATCTAAATCGTAAATAATATAATTTGATTCGTTAATAAAAACTCTATT from Flavobacteriaceae bacterium UJ101 encodes:
- the epsN gene encoding putative pyridoxal phosphate-dependent aminotransferase EpsN (May be involved in the production of the exopolysaccharide (EPS) component of the extracellular matrix during biofilm formation. EPS is responsible for the adhesion of chains of cells into bundles. Belongs to the DegT/DnrJ/EryC1 family.; KEGG: jeo:JMA_33930 pyridoxal phosphate-dependent aminotransferase EpsN; Transaminases), which codes for MKEKIWLSSPHMGGNEFNYMKEAYDTNWIAPLGPNVNGLEHDIENYTNCGYAAALSSGTSAIHLALILSGVTQGDEVLCSSFTFSASVNPIIYQKAIPVFVDSEEDTWNMSPELLKEAIEDRISKGVKPKALILVHLYGMPAKIDEIISICKTYDIVLIEDAAEGLGSTYKGKALGTFGEFGVLSFNGNKIITTSGGGALMSSDENLIKKARFLATQARDEAPHYQHSEIGYNYRMSNICAGIGRGQFEVLDDRVNKKREIFTSYKEKLSEIDTIQFIEEPEGLFSNRWLTTVIIDSEKVTRETVRIALEEDNIESRPLWKPMHLQPVFKKYPAYVNNVSEKLFEKGLCLPSDSKMTESDLNRVVEIIKKLV